The following are encoded together in the Chaetodon auriga isolate fChaAug3 chromosome 4, fChaAug3.hap1, whole genome shotgun sequence genome:
- the LOC143319440 gene encoding neuronal pentraxin-1-like, whose protein sequence is MTGAMDGFSWKLFLLSCLVVVESSAQDFGQTQFICTSVPKDMDLCTATMQNSGPAEDLKTTVMQLRETVLQQKETIMNQKETIRELTSKLSRCESQSLPAAGPGGRRPGSKNTMGDVSRGTTDTLAQLGQTLQTLKQRLENLEQYSRGNNSVQTNSLKDLLQNKIDDMEKQVLSRVNTLEETKPVSRNDSEQRNRVESTLTSLHHRITDLEKGKDTRPTDKFQLTFPLRTNYMYAKAKRSLPEMYSFSVCLWIKSNASPGVGTPFSYAVPGQSNELVLIEWGNNPMEILINDKVAKLPFLINDGKWHHLCITWTTRDGMWEAFQDGVMRGSGENLAPYHPIKPEGVLVLGQEQDTLGGGFDATQAYVGELANLNIWNRKLSIAEIYNLATCNSKALAGNVFSWTENNIEIFGGATKWTFEPCRSLN, encoded by the exons ATGACTGGAGCCATGGACGGATTCTCGTGGAAACTTTTTCTACTTTCTTGCCTGGTTGTTGTGGAGAGCTCCGCGCAAGACTTCGGACAGACGCAGTTTATTTGCACGTCGGTGCCCAAGGATATGGACCTGTGCACGGCCACGATGCAGAACAGCGGGCCGGCGGAGGACCTGAAGACCACGGTCATGCAGCTGCGGGAGACCGTGCTGCAGCAAAAGGAGACCATTATGAACCAAAAGGAGACAATCAGGGAACTAACGTCCAAGTTGAGCCGCTGCGAGAGCCAAAGCCTCCCGGCGGCGGGACCCGGCGGGAGACGGCCGGGGTCGAAGAACACGATGGGGGACGTATCGCGGGGCACCACGGACACTCTGGCCCAGCTGGGACAGACTTTACAGACGCTGAAACAGAGACTGGAGAATCTAGAG CAATACAGCCGAGGAAACAACAGCGTGCAAACGAACAGCCTGAAAGATCTGCTGCAAAACAAGATCGACGACATGGAGAAGCAGGTTCTGTCCCGGGTCAACACGCTAGAGGAGACCAAACCAGTGTCCAGGAATGACAGCGAGCAGCGGAACAGAGTGGAGTCCACGCTCACCTCTCTGCACCATCGGATCACAGACTTGGAGAAAG GTAAAGACACCAGGCCGACAGATAAGTTTCAGCTCACCTTCCCCCTGAGAACCAATTACATGTACGCCAAAGCCAAGAGGAGCCTTCCTGAGATGTACTCCTTCAGCGTGTGTCTGTGGATCAAGTCCAACGCCTCGCCTGGGGTGGGGACACCCTTCTCCTACGCCGTCCCGGGTCAGTCCAACGAGCTGGTGCTGATCGAGTGGGGGAACAACCCCATGGAGATTCTCATCAATGACAAG GTTGCGAAGCTGCCGTTCCTCATCAATGACGGAAAATGGCATCACCTCTGCATCACGTGGACCACCCGTGACGGGATGTGGGAAGCCTTCCAGGACGGAGTGATGCGGGGCAGTGGGGAAAATCTGGCACCATATCACCCCATCAAACCAGAGGGAGTGCTGGTCCTGGGACAAGAGCAG GACACGCTGGGAGGAGGCTTTGATGCGACACAAGCTTACGTCGGCGAGCTAGCAAACTTAAATATCTGGAATAGGAAACTTTCTATCGCCGAGATCTACAACTTGGCGACCTGCAACAGCAAAGCGCTGGCTGGCAACGTCTTCTCCTGGACGGAGAACAACATCGAAATATTTGGCGGAGCCACCAAATGGACCTTCGAGCCTTGCCGTTCGCTCAACTGA